In Flavobacterium cerinum, one genomic interval encodes:
- a CDS encoding NADPH-dependent FMN reductase, whose protein sequence is MNVLVFNGALERRSNATSHKIADYFKTGFEAAGANVTIFNLSDSGIPLFDVTLNAVPKSVEMMANVFRNADIHIWMTPLYHGGMTGVMKNCLDWLEISSKEFTPYLTDKTIGLVCWADGSHAMNGINNMDAVAKSLRAWTLPYSVPIARKALYDQEGEFSEEYRQKFDQMVKLLSSSKHYK, encoded by the coding sequence ATGAATGTACTCGTATTTAACGGTGCTTTGGAAAGAAGATCAAATGCCACCTCTCATAAAATTGCCGATTATTTCAAAACCGGTTTTGAAGCAGCCGGTGCCAATGTAACAATCTTTAATTTGTCGGATTCCGGAATTCCATTGTTTGATGTAACCTTAAACGCCGTTCCGAAATCAGTAGAAATGATGGCAAACGTATTTCGAAATGCCGATATTCATATTTGGATGACACCGCTATATCATGGTGGGATGACCGGAGTAATGAAAAATTGCCTGGACTGGTTGGAAATCAGTTCAAAAGAATTTACGCCGTATCTGACAGACAAAACAATCGGACTGGTTTGTTGGGCCGATGGAAGTCATGCGATGAACGGGATTAATAATATGGATGCTGTAGCCAAATCACTTCGTGCTTGGACATTACCGTATAGCGTACCGATTGCCCGAAAAGCATTATATGATCAGGAAGGTGAATTTTCAGAAGAATACCGTCAGAAGTT